A single region of the Rhipicephalus microplus isolate Deutch F79 chromosome 10, USDA_Rmic, whole genome shotgun sequence genome encodes:
- the LOC142774473 gene encoding NADH-cytochrome b5 reductase 2-like — translation MRPYTPVSCVDHRDSFDIMVKIYPAGVSRKHPNGGLMSQYLDSFKPGDKIEIQGPKGRFLYEGRGQFATAEGRGLPLVTRLGLVAAGSGVTPMLQLLRHLLADNADQTTVMMIDVSSSEQDIIARRELEEYAQHHGTFSIRHVLSRPPTSGEMVNYVPGPLNLEVMTEHLPPPNSGTMVLCCGSPRFIAGICEPALRKIRYKPNHVLCF, via the exons ATGAGGCCGTACACGCCCGTCAGCTGCGTTGACCATCGCGACAGCTTCGACATTATGGTCAAGATATACCCAGCGGGCGTGTCCAGGAAGCACCCAAACGGGGGCCTTATGAGCCAGTACCTGGACAGCTTCAAGCCGGGAGATAAAATAGAG ATCCAGGGACCCAAAGGTCGTTTTCTGTACGAAGGGCGCGGCCAGTTTGCCACCGCCGAAGGACGTGGGCTGCCTCTCGTCACTCGACTGGGGCTCGTGGCCGCAGGGAGCGGCGTTACGCCAATGCTCCAACTGCTGAGACACCTCCTCGCTGACAACGCAGACCAGACGACGGTCATGATGATCGACGTCAGCTCCAGCGAGCAAGATATCATCGCTCGCCGGGAACTGGAGGAGTACGCCCAGCACCATGGTACTTTCAG CATACGCCATGTGCTGAGCAGGCCACCTACGAGCGGAGAAATGGTGAATTACGTGCCAGGTCCCTTAAACCTGGAGGTTATGACCGAACATCTTCCACCACCGAACTCTGGCACGATGGTGCTGTGTTGCGGTTCACCTCGGTTCATCGCCGGAATATGCGAGCCGGCGCTCAGGAAGATTAGATACAAGCCCAACCATGTGCTCTGCTTTTGA